TCTCGCGGCTCCTCGTCGAGGGTGTTCGAGCAGACGCGGCATACTTATCAGACCAATAGGCCGAGTCAACACCCTCGTGCACGGAAAATTCGAGGATCCCGGGCGTAGTGGTCGGACCACTTGACTGGTTAGACTGCGGCGCACCCGGGGGAAGGAGGAGCGGCGTGGACGAGGAAGAAGTGCCGCAGAAGGGCACGGTGACCCAGCGCGCCATCGAGGAGATCAAGGCGATGATCGCCGAGGGCCGGCTGGAGCCCGGCCAGCGGCTGCCCACCGAGCGGGACCTGGCGGCCCGGCTGGGCATCTCCCGCAGCTCGATGCGGGAGGCGATCCGCGCCCTGACCGTGATGGGCGTCCTGGAGGCCCGGCACGGCTCCGGGATCTACGTCACCGCACTGGAGGCCGGCGATCTGCTGGAGACCTTCGGGGTGGTCGCGGACCTGTCCCGGGGCCCGCGCCTGGTGGAACTCCTCGAAGTCCGCCGGACCCTGGAGTCGACAGCCACCGCATTGGCCGCCGCGCGCATCACCGGGGACCAACTGGCCGCCGTGGAGAAGCACTTGGCGGCGATGAACGCCACCGACGACCCCGAGGAGATCCTCGCCCACGACCTCGCCTTCCACCGCGAGATCGCCGCCGCCGCGGGCAACGAGACCATGGCCGCCATCCTGGAGGGCCTCTCCTCCCGCACCTTCCGCGCCCGTGTCTGGCGCGGCTACCAGGAGGAGGGCGCCTTCGCCCGCACCCGCCGCGAGCACGCCGCCATCCACCGCGCCCTCCTGGCCCGCGACCCGGAGGCGGCACGCGCGGCGGCGGCGGCCCATGTGGGCGAGGTGGAGGAGTGGCTGCGGGCCCAGCTCGGGACGCAGGACGGCACGGAGTCCGGGGACTAGCCGGCAGCGCCTCGCGAGTACGGACGGCACCTGCGGAACCACGGCACCGCGGACCGGGACGAGGAGGTGCGCGCCGACGAGGCGCCCGGCGGGACGTGGCGGCAGAACCCGGAACCGGCACCGCCGCCACGCTACGCGCACTCGTCCGCGTCCGCGGACCCGGCGCCGCCCGCGTCGCCCCCGGCGGACCGACGCGGGCCGCGCCCCGGATCAGCGGCGCAAACGGAGTGTCATCAGCTCGAAAGGCCGCAGTCGTACGCTGATCCGCTCGCCGTCGCGCACCGGCGGCTCAACCGCGTCGGCCGGCCGTTCCAGCAGGTCCGTCACGGTGACGTCCACGAACTCGAAACCGGCCGTGAGGGTGGCCCGGGCCCGGCCGCCGTGGGCCTCGTGGAAGCGGACCACCACATCGCCGCTGCCGTCGTCGGCGAGCTTCACCGCCGTGATCACGACGGCGTCGTGGTCGACGGTGACCAGCGGCGCGACCTCGTGGGCGCCGGTCAGGTGCCGTTCCGGCAGGTTGATCCGCCAGCCCTCGCGGACCGCGTCGGCGATCGAGGCGCCCGGGATCAGGGCGTGCCGGAAGCGGTGGACGCCCTGGTCTGTCTCGGGGTCGGGGAAGCGCGGGGCGCGCAGGAGAGAGACACGCACCGTGGTGGTCGTACCGAGGTCGCCGTCGGTGCGCACCATACGGGTCACGTCATGGCCGTACGTCGAGTCGTTGACGACCGCCACGCCCCAGCCGGGTTCCTCCAGCTGGACGAAGCGGTGGTTGCACGCCTCGAACTTGGCCGCCTCCCAGGAGGTGTTGGTGTGCGTGGGACGGAAGACATGCCCGAACTGGGTCTCGGACGCGTACCGTTCGGCGTGCAGGTCGAGCGGGAAGGCGAGCTTGAGGAACTTCTCCGTCTCGTGCCAGTCGACCTCGGTGTCGATCACCAGGCGGCGCTCGCCGGGCGGCAGGGACAGCATCTGGGAGACCCGCGAGTCGCCGAAGGAGCGGGTGGTCCGGACCGACACACCGTCCTCGCCGGCCTGGACCGACTCGGCGTCCGTGAGATCGGTGACCGTGTTCCGGTAGAACGCGTCCACGTCCCAGGCGTCCCACATGTTCGGGAAGTCGGGGTGCAGCTGGAGGAGCCCGGCGGCCTTGCCGGGGGCGATGGTCTCGCGGTCGGCGTCGAGGTCGTACGCGGAGACGACCAGGCCCCGGGCGTCGATCTCGGCCCGGAGGAGGCCGTTGTCCAGGACGTATCCGCCGTCGGCCCGTGGAGCGAGGGTCGTTCCCTGAGGCAGCGGGCGTGCTCCGGCACCGCCGGCCCGGACCCCGGCACGGCTGTGCGGTGCCGCGTTGAAGACCAGGTCCCGGTCGCCGTCGCCGGCGAGTGCCCGCTGTGCCGCGCCGATGATCTCGTCCAGTTCGGCGGCGATCCGCTCGTACGTCGCCCGTGCCTCCCGGTGCACCCAGGCGATGGACGAGCCGGGCAGGATGTCGTGGAACTGGTGGAGCAGGACCGTCTTCCAGATCCGGTCCAACTCCTCGTAAGGATAGGCGGATCCGGTGCGTACGGCGGCCGTGGCCGCCCACAGCTCGGCTTCCCGCAGCAGGTGTT
Above is a genomic segment from Streptomyces fodineus containing:
- a CDS encoding FadR/GntR family transcriptional regulator, with product MDEEEVPQKGTVTQRAIEEIKAMIAEGRLEPGQRLPTERDLAARLGISRSSMREAIRALTVMGVLEARHGSGIYVTALEAGDLLETFGVVADLSRGPRLVELLEVRRTLESTATALAAARITGDQLAAVEKHLAAMNATDDPEEILAHDLAFHREIAAAAGNETMAAILEGLSSRTFRARVWRGYQEEGAFARTRREHAAIHRALLARDPEAARAAAAAHVGEVEEWLRAQLGTQDGTESGD